Proteins encoded by one window of Leptospira barantonii:
- a CDS encoding DMT family protein, whose protein sequence is MKTFVLLLCSNFFMTFAWYGHLKYFHGWSLPLTIFLSWGIALFEYVLMVPANRIGYGEEGYSAFQLKILQEIITISVFILFASLVLKEKIKWNHAVSFLLILAAVGFAFYDKSGVSSASSNP, encoded by the coding sequence ATGAAAACCTTTGTCCTTCTTCTTTGCTCCAATTTTTTTATGACCTTCGCTTGGTACGGTCACTTGAAGTATTTTCACGGCTGGAGTCTTCCCCTTACGATTTTTTTAAGCTGGGGAATCGCCCTCTTCGAATACGTACTTATGGTTCCCGCAAATCGGATCGGTTACGGTGAAGAAGGTTACAGCGCGTTTCAACTCAAAATTCTTCAGGAGATCATCACGATCAGCGTTTTCATTCTGTTCGCGTCTTTGGTTCTAAAGGAAAAAATAAAATGGAATCACGCGGTGAGTTTTCTTTTGATCTTAGCCGCGGTAGGGTTCGCGTTTTACGATAAGAGCGGGGTTAGTTCCGCCTCGTCGAATCCGTAA
- a CDS encoding PLDc N-terminal domain-containing protein yields MEQTVIGGPGFFALLFNFYGYYFPFILYTLLAPLALADLVKRADVDSKTGSIWTGAILLVPIVGAGAYLVAGGSKVPSWLKNALVYGGVGFLALIIIITSVAKF; encoded by the coding sequence ATGGAACAAACTGTCATCGGCGGCCCCGGATTCTTCGCTTTACTTTTCAACTTTTACGGATACTACTTTCCGTTCATTCTTTACACCCTTCTTGCGCCTTTGGCGCTCGCGGATCTCGTAAAAAGAGCGGACGTGGATTCCAAAACGGGTTCTATTTGGACGGGAGCGATTCTTTTGGTTCCGATCGTAGGAGCGGGAGCATATCTCGTTGCGGGCGGATCCAAGGTTCCTTCTTGGTTGAAGAACGCACTCGTTTACGGCGGAGTGGGGTTTTTGGCGCTGATTATCATCATCACATCGGTCGCTAAATTCTAA
- a CDS encoding Hsp20/alpha crystallin family protein, whose amino-acid sequence MNEFRIFEDFHKLQNRFSSLWDQFPANGGSAYPTLNIHKGTDAITITALVPGIDTNSLEITVSGNQLRLEGEAPVNKPQDSYNTNRVERYHGKFRRTLELPAEVDSEKTTAEFRNGVLVLTLPIRESVKPRKIQVQTK is encoded by the coding sequence ATGAACGAATTTAGAATCTTTGAAGACTTTCATAAACTACAAAACCGGTTTTCGAGCCTATGGGATCAATTTCCCGCAAACGGTGGAAGCGCCTATCCGACTCTGAATATCCACAAGGGAACGGACGCCATTACGATCACCGCTTTGGTTCCCGGAATCGACACGAATTCTTTGGAGATTACCGTGAGCGGCAACCAACTTAGACTCGAAGGCGAAGCCCCGGTAAACAAACCGCAGGACTCTTACAACACAAATCGTGTGGAAAGATATCACGGAAAGTTTCGCAGAACCTTGGAACTTCCTGCGGAAGTGGATTCCGAGAAAACCACCGCAGAATTTAGAAACGGAGTTTTGGTTCTTACGCTCCCGATCCGGGAAAGTGTTAAACCGCGTAAGATCCAAGTTCAGACCAAATAA
- a CDS encoding sensor histidine kinase, whose translation MALVSQIRDLFKVPSPNSTHPNAWKRNIIQVLLIIASCFGFLIYIPSVYLAWTQGLGEVVIIDTLAVLLIWFLLLLPSRYYITKSYFLLALVFIMGCLLYTKIGLGGAGILWFFLIPVFCGIFLSPTLALWGWVIASVCVFGGVFLAHYKIWIGGESGFQILVVGANFTFLCGILTFSVISILRGLAEGIRKQKQLILLQRKTNRELQTEVSIRRTTEAQLTESLNDKETLFREIQHRVKNNIQLILAMMTLEQEKTKSEPAKKAISSAMNRIQSMAMVQDYLFHKNSYKIIHAKDYLNSLVNHLFVSYGPSDGRIQSDCNIEEIFLPMEKAIPCGLIVNELLSNSFKHAFPENRKGKITTIFQKSATGYLILEVGDDGIGYGTPNKEPDESGSIGLSLIEALCMQLRGELEVEKENGFRVRIRFFP comes from the coding sequence ATGGCCCTAGTTTCCCAAATCAGAGATCTGTTCAAAGTCCCTTCGCCGAATTCTACCCATCCAAATGCCTGGAAACGCAATATCATCCAGGTTCTTTTGATCATCGCCTCTTGTTTCGGTTTCTTGATTTATATTCCCAGCGTTTATTTGGCCTGGACCCAAGGACTCGGTGAAGTTGTAATCATCGATACGCTCGCCGTTCTCCTCATTTGGTTTTTACTCCTACTTCCCAGTCGCTATTACATAACCAAATCCTACTTTTTATTGGCTCTCGTGTTCATCATGGGTTGTCTTCTTTATACGAAGATCGGTTTAGGAGGCGCGGGAATTCTTTGGTTCTTTTTGATTCCCGTTTTTTGCGGAATCTTTCTAAGCCCTACTCTCGCACTTTGGGGTTGGGTGATCGCTTCCGTCTGCGTGTTCGGCGGAGTATTTCTCGCGCACTATAAGATATGGATCGGCGGAGAAAGCGGATTTCAAATTTTAGTCGTAGGCGCGAACTTCACGTTTCTCTGCGGAATTCTTACCTTTTCGGTGATCTCGATTTTGAGAGGACTTGCGGAAGGAATTCGAAAACAAAAACAACTCATTCTTCTGCAAAGAAAAACGAATCGAGAACTTCAAACCGAGGTTTCGATTCGTAGAACCACGGAAGCACAACTGACCGAATCGTTAAACGACAAGGAAACTCTTTTTCGGGAAATTCAACACAGGGTTAAAAACAATATCCAACTCATTCTCGCGATGATGACCCTCGAACAGGAAAAAACGAAATCCGAACCCGCAAAAAAGGCGATCTCGTCCGCGATGAATCGGATTCAATCCATGGCGATGGTTCAGGATTATTTGTTTCATAAGAATTCTTACAAAATCATTCACGCAAAGGATTATCTAAATTCTCTCGTAAATCATCTATTCGTTTCCTACGGTCCGAGCGACGGAAGAATACAATCGGATTGTAATATAGAAGAGATCTTTCTTCCGATGGAAAAGGCGATTCCCTGCGGCCTGATCGTAAACGAACTTCTTTCCAATTCCTTCAAACACGCGTTCCCCGAAAACAGAAAGGGAAAGATCACGACAATCTTTCAAAAATCCGCAACGGGATATTTGATATTGGAAGTGGGAGACGACGGAATCGGCTACGGAACTCCGAACAAGGAACCGGATGAAAGCGGCTCCATAGGACTCAGCCTCATCGAAGCGCTCTGTATGCAACTCAGGGGAGAATTGGAAGTGGAAAAAGAAAACGGGTTTCGGGTGAGAATCCGCTTTTTTCCATAA
- a CDS encoding SCO family protein, which translates to MKERILFIGVLFLGIGLGFFGWKEWRTKSSVQEPVFVEEWSSTTLKNTENLEIPLSRIPGKLKLVYFGFSHCPDMCPRALLDMSATVRELGNDGKNLTPVFISVDPERDSPELLAKYVKQFAGQGLIALTGEKAKLDSLQSAFGAVSKKVSAPQLEGGYTVDHTVFLYVLDDQSRILATFPGGTDGKTLAKDIRKFL; encoded by the coding sequence TTGAAGGAAAGAATTCTTTTTATAGGCGTTTTGTTTCTCGGAATCGGGCTTGGCTTTTTCGGTTGGAAAGAATGGAGAACGAAGTCCTCCGTTCAAGAACCGGTCTTCGTTGAAGAATGGTCCTCCACAACTTTGAAAAACACGGAGAACTTAGAAATCCCTCTCAGCAGAATTCCGGGAAAACTCAAACTCGTCTATTTCGGATTTTCTCATTGTCCCGATATGTGTCCTCGTGCCTTGCTCGATATGTCCGCTACGGTTCGCGAACTCGGAAACGACGGTAAGAATTTGACTCCGGTGTTTATCAGCGTGGACCCGGAACGGGATTCTCCGGAACTACTTGCAAAATATGTAAAGCAGTTTGCGGGGCAGGGACTGATCGCTTTGACGGGCGAGAAGGCGAAGTTGGATTCTCTTCAATCCGCGTTCGGCGCCGTTTCCAAAAAAGTCAGCGCTCCACAATTGGAAGGCGGTTATACGGTGGATCATACCGTTTTTCTTTACGTTCTGGACGATCAGAGTAGAATTCTCGCCACGTTCCCGGGAGGAACGGACGGAAAAACTCTCGCCAAAGATATTAGAAAATTCTTATAG
- a CDS encoding ABC transporter ATP-binding protein: protein MLNRLLIRLWGHLTPRRKKEFLFLIFLIFLSSISEIFAIGSILPFITVITKPEILFQQSWLKEYLFQLGYSDPKTIILPFTLLFVGAVIVSGITRLYLLWFSTKFSFETGNDLSINIYNRTLYQPYQVHISRNSSEVVSGILIKAKRMIGTVILPVIHIITTILMAIVIFAFLVQLDPLIVGVGLFCFGGLYSLMALFARKRLLANGHVEAEEHARVLKHLQEGIGGVREILLDGNQKFYTELFRESDQKLRIASAVTTFTGASPRYMFETLALTIVAFLSYQASLNSGGIESSLPLLGSIVLGVQRLMPIVQQGFQSWTSLRSSIPIINDVLALLDQPLPAYSYLPKAEPISFREKISIQDLSFQYVTSSTINLEHVALEIKKGERVGIIGETGSGKSTLIDVLMGLLVPSQGAIFVDGVRIDSDNLRSWQSCIANVPQSIYISDTTIAENIAFGINSDEIDMEKVKQAAKNAQISEYIESLPKGYLANAGEKGVRLSGGQRQRLGIARALYKEASVIFFDEATSALDSETEKAVIDSIQALSKDLTIIMIAHRLSTIQNCDKVIELKNGKIHRVGSYQDIFV from the coding sequence ATGTTAAACCGTTTATTAATACGTCTTTGGGGACATCTTACCCCGAGAAGAAAAAAGGAATTTCTATTCCTCATCTTTTTGATTTTTTTATCTTCTATTAGCGAAATTTTTGCGATCGGGTCCATCCTTCCTTTTATCACTGTGATCACAAAACCCGAGATATTATTTCAGCAGTCTTGGCTGAAAGAATATCTTTTTCAATTGGGTTATTCGGATCCGAAGACGATCATTCTTCCTTTTACCTTACTTTTTGTGGGCGCGGTGATCGTTTCAGGAATCACACGTTTGTATCTGTTGTGGTTTAGTACGAAGTTTTCCTTCGAAACGGGAAACGATCTGAGCATTAACATTTACAATCGAACCTTGTATCAACCGTATCAAGTGCATATTTCCAGAAACAGTAGCGAGGTTGTTTCCGGAATTCTCATCAAAGCGAAAAGAATGATCGGCACGGTGATTCTTCCCGTAATCCATATCATTACTACGATCCTGATGGCGATCGTGATCTTCGCGTTTCTGGTTCAGTTGGATCCGTTGATCGTAGGTGTGGGTCTTTTTTGTTTCGGCGGTTTATATTCTCTGATGGCATTGTTCGCTAGGAAACGATTGTTGGCGAACGGACATGTGGAAGCGGAAGAACACGCGAGAGTTCTGAAACACTTGCAGGAAGGAATCGGAGGAGTTCGAGAAATTCTTCTGGACGGAAATCAAAAATTTTATACGGAGCTTTTTCGGGAATCGGATCAAAAGTTAAGAATCGCTTCTGCGGTTACGACTTTTACGGGCGCGAGTCCGAGATATATGTTCGAGACATTGGCGTTGACGATCGTCGCTTTTCTTTCCTATCAAGCGAGTTTAAATTCCGGCGGAATCGAATCTTCTTTGCCTCTACTCGGTTCGATCGTACTCGGAGTTCAAAGACTGATGCCGATCGTTCAACAAGGTTTTCAAAGTTGGACAAGTCTTCGTTCTTCCATTCCGATCATCAACGACGTTCTTGCCCTGTTGGATCAACCGCTTCCCGCGTATTCTTATCTACCTAAGGCCGAACCGATTTCTTTTCGCGAAAAGATTTCGATCCAAGATCTGAGTTTTCAATACGTTACATCTTCTACGATCAACTTGGAACACGTCGCTCTTGAGATCAAAAAGGGCGAACGGGTAGGAATCATCGGTGAGACCGGTAGCGGAAAGAGTACGTTGATCGACGTTTTGATGGGATTGCTGGTTCCGAGTCAAGGCGCTATATTTGTGGACGGGGTTCGAATCGATTCGGACAATCTTCGTTCTTGGCAATCTTGTATCGCAAACGTTCCACAATCGATTTATATTTCCGATACTACGATCGCGGAAAACATCGCTTTCGGTATAAATTCCGATGAGATCGATATGGAAAAAGTCAAACAAGCCGCAAAGAATGCGCAGATTTCAGAATATATAGAATCCTTACCGAAAGGTTATCTTGCAAATGCGGGAGAGAAGGGTGTAAGGCTTTCCGGCGGTCAGAGACAACGATTGGGAATTGCCCGCGCCTTATACAAGGAAGCCTCGGTTATATTTTTCGACGAGGCTACGAGCGCTTTGGATTCGGAAACCGAAAAAGCTGTAATCGATTCGATTCAAGCATTGAGCAAGGATCTTACGATCATTATGATCGCTCATAGGTTGAGCACGATTCAGAATTGTGATAAAGTAATCGAATTGAAAAACGGGAAAATTCACAGAGTAGGTTCTTATCAGGATATTTTTGTTTAG
- a CDS encoding YdeI/OmpD-associated family protein, which translates to MAQKNPKVDTYINKDKNWQKELIKMREIVLGCKLEEDLKWGVPCYTFQENNVVLIHVFKEYCAYLFFKGALLKDPQGILVQQTKNVQSARQIRFTDVKEITKMKSVIKAYIQEAIAVEKSGLKVTLKKTEEFKMPDEFKNKLKEIPELKTAFEALTPGRQRAYLLHFAAPKQSKTRESRIEKSMQQIFKGKGLND; encoded by the coding sequence ATGGCTCAAAAAAATCCGAAAGTCGATACATACATAAACAAAGACAAAAACTGGCAGAAAGAATTGATAAAAATGAGGGAGATCGTTCTCGGTTGTAAACTCGAAGAGGATCTGAAATGGGGAGTTCCTTGTTACACGTTTCAGGAAAACAACGTGGTTCTCATTCATGTTTTTAAGGAATACTGCGCTTATTTATTTTTTAAGGGCGCGTTGTTGAAAGATCCGCAAGGCATTCTTGTTCAGCAGACGAAGAACGTTCAGTCGGCTCGGCAGATTCGTTTTACCGATGTGAAAGAAATTACGAAGATGAAATCGGTTATAAAAGCATACATTCAAGAAGCAATAGCGGTGGAAAAATCCGGTTTGAAAGTGACTCTTAAAAAAACGGAAGAATTCAAAATGCCGGATGAATTCAAAAACAAATTGAAAGAGATTCCCGAATTGAAAACCGCCTTCGAGGCACTGACCCCGGGAAGACAAAGGGCTTATCTTCTTCACTTCGCGGCTCCGAAACAATCCAAAACTCGCGAATCCAGAATCGAAAAATCGATGCAACAAATCTTCAAAGGTAAGGGATTGAACGACTGA
- the fcl gene encoding GDP-L-fucose synthase has product MDKNSKIYIAGHRGLVGSAIERVLKKEGYENIIGKSHSELDLTEQSKVNEFFEKEKPDYVFLAAAKVGGIHANNTYPAEFIFSNLQIQNNIIDACYRFQVKKLVFLGSSCIYPKFAQQPMDEGQLLDGKLEPTNEPYAVAKIAGIVMCQSYNRQYGTNFISVMPTNLYGPGDNYHPENSHVLPALIRRFYEAKKQNLPEVVVWGTGKPLREFLYSDDMARACVFLMKNYDATGDAKGGEHVNVGSGIEVSIRELAETVKDVVGYQGLLTFDLTKPDGTPRKLLDVSKLHKMGWKHQVELREGIRSAFEDFVSQVK; this is encoded by the coding sequence ATGGATAAAAATTCCAAAATCTACATCGCGGGTCACAGAGGTCTCGTAGGTTCCGCGATTGAACGCGTCTTAAAAAAAGAAGGTTACGAGAACATCATCGGTAAGTCGCATTCCGAGTTGGATCTTACGGAACAATCGAAGGTCAACGAATTCTTCGAGAAGGAAAAACCGGACTACGTTTTTCTCGCGGCCGCAAAGGTCGGAGGGATTCACGCGAACAACACATATCCCGCCGAATTCATTTTTTCAAATCTGCAAATTCAGAATAATATCATAGACGCTTGTTATCGTTTTCAAGTTAAGAAATTGGTCTTCTTGGGTTCTTCCTGCATTTATCCGAAGTTCGCGCAACAACCTATGGACGAGGGTCAACTTCTCGACGGAAAACTCGAGCCGACGAACGAACCTTATGCGGTCGCAAAGATCGCGGGCATCGTTATGTGTCAGAGTTACAATCGTCAATATGGTACGAATTTCATTTCCGTGATGCCTACCAATCTTTACGGACCCGGAGACAATTATCATCCGGAGAATTCCCACGTACTTCCCGCGTTGATCCGCCGATTTTACGAGGCGAAAAAACAAAATCTTCCCGAGGTCGTCGTTTGGGGAACCGGCAAACCCTTAAGAGAATTCTTATATTCGGACGACATGGCTCGCGCCTGCGTCTTTTTGATGAAGAATTACGACGCGACCGGCGACGCAAAAGGCGGAGAACACGTGAACGTAGGAAGCGGCATCGAGGTGAGCATCCGAGAACTTGCGGAAACGGTTAAGGATGTAGTGGGCTATCAAGGTCTTTTGACCTTTGATCTTACGAAGCCGGACGGGACTCCTCGTAAACTTTTGGACGTTTCCAAACTTCACAAGATGGGTTGGAAACATCAGGTGGAACTGAGGGAAGGAATTCGATCCGCGTTCGAGGATTTTGTTTCTCAGGTAAAATAG
- a CDS encoding right-handed parallel beta-helix repeat-containing protein: MKKPGFEIKKVPYLLALLLVGATLGVLISACSGEKKDEIEGFAHVLMIDNSFSPPVQKIPVGGIVEFVNSGNNPHNAVAVDKNWSTEKSFGNIVMPRGSKTKVTFPKEGVFPYFCSFHATPDGKSGMVGDVVVGNVPYNPAAKAGKSWKNVSQFSGTTRKVPSQYPTIQNAVDAANPGDLVLISEGVYLEEVTVTTPSITIRGVDRNKVIIDGQFQRGNGIMVVAADGVVIENMTARNATLNGFYWTGVKGFRGSYLTAHNNGDYGVYAFDSMNGVIEHTYASGSPDSGIYIGQCYPCKAILYDVVSEHNALGYSGTNSGGELYLISSVWKNNIVGLAPNTLDRELLPPERETTIIGNLVYNNNNPKAPIAALEYPSFGNGILIAGGLSNIIRKNVVVDHENNGIVILPNLDEKFWISHNNVVQDNIVYNSGRADIALVGPMSTGNCFSGNEYRTELPAFLEKWNGCNSFIRLPMGGDLSMMLGALGLMVQASGGRFPSGNYKEQPIPGPQLNMPNGSGAPVRPALTAFEDFNLDVNKIHLPKEAEEVMKSVPRKPAPTTGAITLVKPRSLFPFFYHWLGFLLPFAIYICWTSMSLFDLKDRTDLEQNQKLSWILAITLVPILSPAIYLLGGKSTYPNWFKRTLVWGGLIAFFLLLAYTGISLMNGVGTKTIS, from the coding sequence ATGAAAAAACCAGGTTTCGAAATCAAAAAAGTTCCCTATCTACTCGCTCTTTTACTGGTCGGAGCTACGTTAGGGGTTCTCATTTCCGCTTGCTCCGGGGAAAAGAAGGACGAAATCGAAGGCTTCGCTCACGTCTTGATGATCGATAATTCTTTTTCTCCTCCTGTGCAGAAAATTCCCGTCGGTGGAATCGTCGAGTTTGTCAATTCGGGGAACAACCCGCATAACGCAGTCGCCGTGGATAAAAATTGGTCCACCGAAAAATCCTTCGGGAATATCGTTATGCCCCGCGGTTCTAAAACCAAGGTGACCTTTCCGAAAGAGGGAGTTTTTCCTTACTTCTGTTCCTTTCATGCGACTCCCGACGGTAAAAGCGGAATGGTCGGAGACGTTGTCGTAGGAAACGTTCCTTACAATCCGGCCGCAAAAGCGGGAAAATCCTGGAAGAATGTTTCGCAATTTTCGGGAACCACTCGTAAGGTTCCTTCCCAATATCCAACGATTCAGAACGCGGTGGACGCGGCGAATCCGGGAGATTTGGTTCTCATCAGCGAAGGTGTTTACTTGGAAGAAGTCACCGTTACGACTCCTTCGATTACGATTCGCGGTGTGGATCGTAACAAGGTGATCATCGACGGTCAGTTTCAAAGAGGAAACGGTATCATGGTAGTCGCGGCCGACGGGGTCGTGATCGAAAACATGACCGCAAGAAACGCTACGTTAAACGGCTTTTATTGGACCGGTGTAAAAGGTTTCCGAGGTTCTTATTTAACCGCGCACAACAACGGGGATTACGGAGTTTACGCGTTCGATTCCATGAACGGTGTGATCGAACATACATACGCTTCCGGTTCTCCTGACTCGGGAATTTACATCGGTCAGTGTTATCCTTGTAAGGCGATTCTTTACGACGTAGTTTCGGAACACAACGCACTCGGTTATTCCGGAACAAACTCCGGAGGAGAATTGTATCTCATCAGTTCCGTCTGGAAGAACAATATCGTAGGTCTTGCGCCGAACACTCTCGACAGAGAACTTCTCCCTCCCGAAAGAGAAACCACGATCATCGGAAACTTAGTCTACAACAACAATAACCCGAAGGCTCCGATCGCGGCTTTGGAATATCCTTCTTTTGGAAACGGAATTCTCATCGCGGGCGGTCTTTCGAACATCATCCGCAAGAACGTCGTGGTCGATCACGAAAACAACGGAATCGTAATTCTCCCCAACTTGGACGAGAAGTTTTGGATTTCGCATAACAACGTGGTTCAAGACAACATAGTCTACAACTCGGGCAGAGCGGACATCGCTCTCGTAGGTCCGATGAGTACTGGAAATTGTTTTTCCGGCAACGAATACAGAACCGAACTTCCGGCCTTTCTTGAAAAGTGGAACGGATGTAATTCCTTTATCAGACTTCCTATGGGCGGGGATCTTTCTATGATGCTCGGCGCCTTGGGTTTGATGGTTCAGGCTTCGGGCGGAAGATTCCCTTCCGGTAATTATAAGGAACAACCGATCCCAGGTCCTCAGTTGAATATGCCGAACGGAAGTGGCGCTCCGGTAAGACCTGCGTTAACCGCTTTCGAAGACTTCAACCTGGACGTGAACAAGATTCATCTTCCGAAAGAAGCGGAAGAAGTTATGAAATCGGTTCCGAGAAAACCCGCGCCTACTACGGGTGCGATCACTCTCGTAAAACCGAGAAGTCTTTTCCCGTTCTTCTATCACTGGTTGGGATTCTTACTTCCTTTCGCGATTTATATCTGCTGGACTTCGATGTCCTTGTTCGATCTGAAAGACAGAACGGACTTGGAACAGAATCAAAAACTTTCCTGGATCTTGGCGATCACTTTGGTTCCTATCTTAAGTCCCGCGATTTATCTTCTCGGAGGAAAAAGCACTTACCCGAATTGGTTTAAAAGAACCTTGGTTTGGGGAGGTCTCATCGCATTCTTCCTGTTATTGGCCTACACCGGAATCTCTTTGATGAACGGCGTCGGAACCAAAACAATCAGTTAA
- a CDS encoding LIC_11321 family protein, whose amino-acid sequence MKRRFELKSLVLVLAILILCGTLFAKETGKKESERGMETSTKPPVQGCCRIKMAGGGYDYFVSSEEECAGHKQFHSFMKERTLCFESFPE is encoded by the coding sequence ATGAAGAGAAGATTCGAACTCAAAAGTCTCGTTCTGGTTTTAGCGATTTTGATTCTTTGCGGAACTCTGTTCGCTAAGGAAACGGGAAAAAAAGAATCGGAAAGAGGTATGGAAACTTCCACGAAACCGCCTGTACAAGGTTGTTGCAGAATTAAAATGGCGGGCGGCGGTTACGACTATTTCGTAAGTTCCGAAGAGGAATGCGCCGGGCACAAGCAGTTTCATTCTTTTATGAAAGAAAGAACCCTTTGTTTCGAATCCTTTCCCGAATAA
- a CDS encoding Hsp20/alpha crystallin family protein, protein MTNAVLNKENHTTEENQNSQEVKKERTRILTPRVDVYSDETNIYLYADLPGVEEKDVQVQIEKDQLTISGKTSEKDISGELRYSEYRTGEYKRSFTLTESVEEDQISAVYKNGVLNLILPKRKPHTKKIEVRSE, encoded by the coding sequence ATGACAAACGCAGTATTGAACAAAGAAAATCACACAACCGAGGAGAATCAAAATTCTCAGGAAGTAAAAAAGGAAAGAACGAGAATCCTTACGCCAAGAGTGGACGTTTATTCGGACGAAACGAATATCTATCTCTACGCGGATCTTCCTGGCGTGGAGGAAAAGGACGTTCAAGTTCAGATCGAAAAGGATCAACTGACCATCTCGGGCAAAACCTCCGAGAAAGATATTTCCGGTGAACTGAGATATTCGGAATACAGGACCGGCGAATACAAGAGATCCTTTACTCTAACCGAATCGGTCGAAGAGGATCAAATCTCCGCGGTTTACAAGAATGGGGTTTTGAATCTGATTCTTCCCAAGAGAAAACCTCACACGAAAAAAATAGAAGTTCGTTCCGAGTAA
- a CDS encoding MarR family EPS-associated transcriptional regulator — MDDALRHKLLRILEENPEVNQREISEILGISLGKVNYCLKALMDKGWIKAKNFKNSKNKLAYAYFLTPMGIEEKAIITVRYLKVKMQEYEQIRKEIEELKKEVGEE, encoded by the coding sequence ATGGATGACGCGTTAAGACACAAACTTCTGAGAATCTTGGAAGAAAATCCCGAAGTCAATCAGAGAGAAATCTCCGAAATCTTAGGGATTAGCTTGGGGAAAGTGAACTATTGTCTCAAGGCTTTGATGGACAAGGGTTGGATCAAGGCCAAGAACTTTAAGAACAGCAAGAACAAACTCGCGTACGCTTACTTTTTAACTCCGATGGGCATCGAAGAGAAGGCGATCATTACGGTTCGTTATTTAAAAGTGAAGATGCAGGAATACGAACAGATTCGAAAAGAGATCGAAGAGTTGAAGAAGGAAGTCGGGGAAGAATAG
- a CDS encoding multicopper oxidase domain-containing protein: protein MNRKQFLKWLGIGGAGIAAGAGISSIGDGDGSGGLLCKVRPGIVGVNKEATIPGNPGNNSYGSMVHPPFQTDPALLNRMELKNLAVSSGPILKQHLSIVEMPLTVAHNTVVKAWTFNGIVPGPVVRAKLGQKMEITLRNDSEHPHSIHFHGSHDPNEDGWEPIVTGGEKTYKLTAGPIGFHPYHCHVPPLASHMAKGLYGGLIVDPPGGRPPAHEFMLILSGWDLGDKGKNDIFSWNGMAGFYDRYPIKVPVGQKVRLYIANMCEYEPVASFHLHAQTFDVFRTGTRLVPDDHTDVVTLGQTERVIVEFTLPKRGRYMFHPHQTKMAENGAMGWIVAV from the coding sequence GTGAACCGCAAACAGTTTCTCAAATGGCTTGGAATCGGCGGCGCGGGAATCGCCGCCGGTGCAGGAATCAGTTCGATCGGAGACGGGGATGGAAGCGGAGGTTTGCTCTGTAAGGTCCGTCCCGGAATCGTGGGCGTAAACAAAGAAGCTACGATTCCCGGAAATCCGGGAAACAATTCTTATGGGAGTATGGTTCATCCTCCCTTTCAAACCGATCCCGCGTTGTTGAATCGTATGGAACTGAAGAACTTAGCAGTTTCTTCGGGTCCGATTTTAAAACAACATTTGAGCATCGTAGAAATGCCTTTGACCGTTGCGCACAACACGGTCGTTAAGGCTTGGACTTTTAACGGAATCGTTCCGGGTCCTGTCGTTCGAGCAAAGCTCGGACAGAAGATGGAGATCACTCTTCGAAACGATTCCGAACATCCTCATTCGATTCACTTTCACGGAAGTCACGATCCGAACGAAGACGGTTGGGAACCGATCGTCACTGGCGGGGAAAAAACTTATAAACTAACCGCGGGTCCGATCGGATTTCATCCGTATCATTGTCACGTTCCTCCTTTGGCGAGTCATATGGCGAAAGGATTGTATGGCGGTTTGATCGTGGATCCTCCGGGTGGTCGTCCGCCCGCACACGAGTTTATGCTGATTCTTTCCGGGTGGGATTTGGGAGACAAAGGGAAGAATGATATCTTCTCTTGGAACGGTATGGCCGGTTTTTACGATCGTTATCCGATCAAGGTTCCGGTGGGTCAGAAGGTTCGTCTTTATATCGCGAACATGTGCGAGTATGAACCGGTCGCTTCCTTTCACTTACACGCTCAGACTTTCGACGTGTTTCGAACCGGAACGAGGTTGGTTCCGGACGATCACACGGACGTCGTGACGCTTGGACAAACCGAAAGGGTAATCGTGGAATTCACGCTTCCGAAACGGGGAAGATATATGTTTCATCCGCATCAGACAAAGATGGCGGAGAATGGGGCGATGGGTTGGATCGTCGCGGTGTAA